The bacterium YEK0313 genome includes a region encoding these proteins:
- the vhb gene encoding Bacterial hemoglobin, whose protein sequence is MTPQQVSLIRRQFGIVAERKDDFAAAFYDALFYVDPTLRPLFPADMRPARQQFVKALAHAILALDDLDAVIEDVRALGLRHVGYGAEPDQDNVVGEALLSALAETLGEAFDGSAQAAWALAYGTMTDVMAGPAAGVPRLHA, encoded by the coding sequence ATGACACCGCAGCAGGTCAGCCTCATTCGCCGCCAGTTCGGCATCGTCGCCGAGCGCAAGGACGATTTCGCGGCGGCCTTCTACGACGCGCTGTTTTATGTCGACCCGACCCTGCGGCCGCTGTTTCCTGCCGATATGCGCCCCGCGCGCCAGCAATTCGTCAAGGCGTTGGCCCATGCCATCCTGGCGCTCGATGATCTCGACGCGGTCATCGAGGATGTCAGGGCGCTCGGCCTCCGGCATGTCGGTTACGGCGCCGAGCCGGATCAGGACAATGTCGTCGGCGAGGCGCTGCTGTCGGCGCTCGCCGAAACCCTCGGCGAAGCCTTCGACGGATCGGCCCAGGCTGCCTGGGCGCTCGCTTATGGCACGATGACCGATGTCATGGCCGGGCCCGCGGCCGGCGTGCCCCGGCTTCACGCCTGA